The region GCCACATTTGCGCAAGATCAAAGAGAGCCTGAATGCCAGCCGTTATCCGGTGGGCGACGAGTTCAACTAACCCGTAGCGGTCGTTCCCACGCCAAGTGAGAACGACCTCTAGACACCCATCCGCGCCTGCAAACTCAAATGCGCCCGCGCCCCTGGTGCCAGGCTCAGGCTTTCGGTGCCTCCGCTGGCGGCCTCGACACAGATAAACTCGCAAATCTCATTCCAGTTCACGCCCAGCAGCGGCCGTGATCCGGGATGCCAGACCACCGTGTCTGCGTCGTCACCGGTATCGATGCACAACTCCCTCTGCCAGGCATGGTCCTTGAGCTGTAATTCGCCGTCATGCTGGAACACCCGCTGACAGCCACCCTCAACCCTCAAATCACCTTCCTGCTGGCAAGCTTGCCGGTTCAGTTGGTCGTAACCTTGCGCCCCATCGAGCCCAGACAGCGCTACCTCACCCACATCGCCAATACGCCAGTAGGCATGCAATGCCTGACTCAATTGGCAAGGCAGGCTGTCTTGATGTTCGGTACTCAGACGCAACTCCATGCGTTCCCCCAGATGCGCGTGTAGGTCGGCCTGCCAGTCACACAACTGAAGCCGCCAGTGCAGACGCACACCATCGCTCTCGCTGCTGCTGTCCAGCAGTTTCCAGTCGATCAGCCGCGCCCAGCCATGGGACGGCCACGCGTTTTCGCTCGGATGCCGGCCATACCAAGGCCAACACACCGGCACGCCGCCACGAATGGCGCCGACCTGCGGCCATTTCGCCGCACACCAAAGCCATGGTTTCTGCCCCGTCGGCTGAAAGTGCAACAACTGCGCCCCTTGACGACTGAACACCGCCTGGCACAGCGGATGATCGATTACCAACACGTCGCGCATCTGATAGCGCTCCCACGCAAACACTGGACGCTCACGCAGGGATTTGAAAAAGCGTTGTAGCGGATGCTCATGCATGTGCCGCAGTCCTGAAAATCATCTGTTGCAGGGGTGTGCGGCCCCCAAAAAAAAGCGGACAGCCTGAGCTGTCCGCAAAATGCGCACATAGAGAGGAGCTTATCGCAACAGCGTTAGAACACCGATTGAATTTTCAGACCGGCCACCAGAGCATTGTCGACTTCATCCACACCGCCCGGGTGAGTGACGTATTGCAGGTTAGGACGCACCGTCAGCCAATTGGTAACGTGGAAACCGTAGTTGATCTCGTAGTTGTATTCGGTGGAACGCAGCGGCGAGTACAACGGATTGTCGTAGTCGGTCACGCCATTAGAGGCGTTGACCAATTCAGCGTTTTTCTTCACATCGTCGTTGACGTGGATACGGGCGAAACCGATTCCGACGTCGTCTTTTGGACGCGCATCAAACGGACCTTTGTAGACAAACATCAGCGACTGATAGTTGTCGACGACGTTGGTGTCTTTGTCGTGGAAGGTCGCGTTGGCTGCAACGTTCAGACCGCGCGAAGCGTCGCCGTTGTGGGTGGTAAGTTGCTGCTGGATAACGCCCCAGTAGCCGTGCTTGCTGTCGTGAACGCGGTAGGCGTTA is a window of Pseudomonas sp. DC1.2 DNA encoding:
- a CDS encoding D-hexose-6-phosphate mutarotase → MHEHPLQRFFKSLRERPVFAWERYQMRDVLVIDHPLCQAVFSRQGAQLLHFQPTGQKPWLWCAAKWPQVGAIRGGVPVCWPWYGRHPSENAWPSHGWARLIDWKLLDSSSESDGVRLHWRLQLCDWQADLHAHLGERMELRLSTEHQDSLPCQLSQALHAYWRIGDVGEVALSGLDGAQGYDQLNRQACQQEGDLRVEGGCQRVFQHDGELQLKDHAWQRELCIDTGDDADTVVWHPGSRPLLGVNWNEICEFICVEAASGGTESLSLAPGARAHLSLQARMGV